A section of the Salinigranum marinum genome encodes:
- a CDS encoding histidine kinase N-terminal 7TM domain-containing protein encodes MMSLSGLFLFGLPAILSASVALFAWQYRSNPGGTPLVIHALGSTVWIFSYGAGTRLNSQLVAPSLLGLSWLAVVVVAFSGMYVAVEYTERTWFKQPVVLGSIGGYLCLEALLIWLNPRGLFYTRVPTIVQTGTPVYEFGVWWTVHLAVVFTAATAMLGMFFQAYLSESGAYRQQTRAILGGVAAMYITAIVEVAGLEPYPDLLYNATMAGSTVLSVTFLWALFYADFLELTPVARKTLLEDIEDATIVLDYQDRLVYANRTAKDVFDTGREYTDMSADDLFDSIIGGRPDWIIDMADSEIKVATAPDGERRCFSVSASTVGDDERGRAFVFHEITAQKQYERQIEQQRDDLETLNQVLRHDIRNDLQLITAYGDMLDDECETEEKQQYINTINKSADHAIELTQTARELSEVMLSDSVEEQRVTLQTILTDEVTEVQASYPSATIEFGTEIPSATLAANDMISSVFRNLLKNAVQHNDKKVAEVIVSATDHEDTVTVTIADNGPGVPDNQKETIFGKGERGLDSSGTGIGLHLVNTLVDIHNGDVWIEDNEPGGAIFSVKLPTV; translated from the coding sequence ATGATGAGCCTGTCTGGCCTGTTTTTATTCGGGCTCCCGGCGATCCTATCAGCAAGTGTCGCACTGTTTGCGTGGCAATATCGCTCGAATCCCGGGGGCACACCGCTCGTTATCCATGCGCTTGGGTCAACAGTGTGGATCTTCAGCTACGGAGCTGGCACTAGGCTCAATAGCCAACTGGTTGCTCCCAGCCTGCTTGGTCTTTCGTGGCTTGCCGTGGTTGTCGTGGCCTTTTCCGGTATGTACGTTGCTGTTGAGTACACCGAACGCACATGGTTCAAACAGCCAGTGGTGCTAGGTAGTATTGGTGGCTACCTCTGTTTGGAGGCATTACTGATCTGGCTTAATCCTAGAGGTCTGTTCTATACTCGTGTGCCGACAATCGTTCAAACTGGGACGCCAGTATATGAGTTCGGCGTCTGGTGGACAGTTCATCTCGCTGTGGTGTTTACCGCAGCTACTGCTATGCTGGGAATGTTTTTCCAAGCATATCTGAGTGAGAGTGGCGCGTATCGCCAACAGACCCGCGCAATACTCGGTGGTGTCGCAGCCATGTATATTACAGCGATTGTCGAGGTTGCCGGACTTGAGCCGTATCCCGATCTGTTGTATAATGCAACGATGGCAGGGAGTACAGTCCTATCCGTGACGTTCCTTTGGGCCCTATTCTACGCTGACTTTCTGGAGTTGACTCCTGTCGCACGCAAAACATTATTAGAGGATATCGAGGATGCGACGATTGTTCTTGATTATCAGGACCGTCTCGTTTATGCTAACCGGACTGCCAAAGACGTGTTTGATACCGGTCGGGAGTATACGGATATGTCGGCAGACGACCTTTTTGATTCGATCATCGGTGGACGTCCCGATTGGATCATCGACATGGCCGACAGCGAGATCAAGGTCGCAACCGCGCCTGACGGTGAAAGGCGATGCTTTTCGGTGTCAGCGTCAACAGTCGGTGACGACGAGAGAGGCCGTGCGTTCGTCTTCCACGAAATCACGGCGCAAAAACAGTATGAACGACAGATTGAACAGCAACGAGATGACCTTGAGACTCTCAATCAAGTTCTGAGACACGACATACGTAACGACCTCCAACTGATCACAGCGTACGGTGACATGCTTGATGACGAGTGTGAAACAGAAGAGAAACAGCAGTATATAAACACGATCAATAAAAGCGCCGACCACGCTATTGAACTCACGCAGACGGCGCGAGAGTTATCTGAAGTTATGCTCTCTGACAGCGTCGAGGAACAGCGAGTTACTCTCCAAACGATACTGACAGACGAAGTTACCGAAGTACAAGCCTCATACCCCAGCGCTACTATTGAGTTCGGGACAGAGATACCGTCAGCCACCCTTGCAGCAAACGATATGATCTCCTCTGTGTTTCGGAACCTGTTGAAGAACGCCGTTCAGCACAATGACAAGAAGGTGGCTGAGGTGATTGTCTCGGCCACCGACCATGAGGATACAGTAACAGTCACAATTGCTGATAATGGTCCTGGGGTCCCTGATAATCAAAAAGAAACGATCTTTGGGAAAGGAGAGCGGGGCCTGGACAGTTCTGGCACCGGGATAGGACTACACCTTGTTAACACGCTTGTGGACATACATAATGGCGACGTGTGGATTGAAGACAACGAACCTGGGGGAGCCATATTTAGCGTTAAACTACCCACGGTCTAG